The Deltaproteobacteria bacterium genome segment GAAACGAGCGCGAACCGCCAATGTCCTCTGCGGTGAGCGCGGCCTCAGGGTTGGGCCGCAGCCCGGCCTGCAGCACCCGCGCTTCGCTCGCGCGGACCCGCCACGAAAACGCCGCTAGCTCTGGGTTGTGCGCCAGCGCCAGCGCGAGCGCCGCGCGCAGCGCCAGCGGCCCGGTTGGTTCCTCCGGCGCCGGCTGCGCCGCACTCGGAGGCTCCGCCAGCGGCTGGAAGGGCCCCAGCTCCCTCCCAAGCGAGCGCGGTGGTACCCCGTCTTGTCCTTCGCCGGAAGATCCCGCGGCGACCTCTCCGGCCGCCGGCAGCACCGCGAGCAGCAGCACTACGGCCGCAATCGCGAGCGCCACGAGGGGTGAGCGGTGACGAGGTGTGTGCGTGATCACTGGTGTGCTCCTTGTTCGAGCGGCTGCCCGACGGCGCGCTCCAGCGCGGTACGGGCGAGCCAGTAGTCCCACAACGAATCGAGGTAAGAGAACTGGGCATTGACGAGGTCGTTCTGGACGACGACCAACTGCAGCAAGTCGATCTTGCCCTCACGGTAGGCGGTTTCGACGAAGCGAAAGTTCTCGGAGATGCGACTGACCGCGTCGGCTTCAAAGACCTGCACGGCTTCGGCCGCCGCCTCATAGCTGCGGTAGGCGTCGCGCACTTCGGCTTGCACAGTGAGCGCCGTGCCCGAGCGGGCGTATGCCGCTTGCGCACGCTGCCCGGCGAGGGCCGTCAGCTCCGCTTGCCGCCGGTCAAATAGCGGGAGGGGGATGCTGATCTGGCCACCCACGATGCGGTCACGGCTCCCAGCCGTTTCGGTCTCCTCATCGTATGTCCCCCGCAGGGTGGGGTTCGGCACGATCAGCCGCTTGGTGAGGCTCGTCTCCGCGTCGACACGTTCAATCTCGGCGTCGCGCGCGTGAAGATCTGGGCGAACCCGTAGAGCTGTCTCCAACAACGTGTCCACGGGGGTCTTGATCGGGTGCACGGAGAGATTCCCGGCAATCTCAACCGTGCCGAGCGGGTCGTTGCCGAGCAGACGCTCGATCTCACGCAAAGCGTTGCGATGATCCCGCTCCGCGGTCAGGGTGTCCTTGCGCGACTGGCTGTAGCGAACGACCGGGAGGTTGGCTTCGAGCT includes the following:
- a CDS encoding TolC family protein is translated as MVRRIQFLVTVPLLACAVGTAAASAEPLTLDRALDMARQNNPELLSARQEAEIARGRLVKARYWNQFNPEIEGGAAQRRFDAGGSDAQRTGGVSLEFEVAGQRGKRIDEADRHLARVEAEIANAERLVLTQVREAFYRVLYLERRLQLFRQVEDLNRRLRDASAERFRSGKVPKLEANLPVVRYSQSRKDTLTAERDHRNALREIERLLGNDPLGTVEIAGNLSVHPIKTPVDTLLETALRVRPDLHARDAEIERVDAETSLTKRLIVPNPTLRGTYDEETETAGSRDRIVGGQISIPLPLFDRRQAELTALAGQRAQAAYARSGTALTVQAEVRDAYRSYEAAAEAVQVFEADAVSRISENFRFVETAYREGKIDLLQLVVVQNDLVNAQFSYLDSLWDYWLARTALERAVGQPLEQGAHQ